Proteins encoded together in one Lysinibacillus sp. FSL K6-0232 window:
- a CDS encoding DUF3267 domain-containing protein yields MHCWKILNLEHHYGTTRIIIMSVITFLLVFCTSYVTFNLFNEEHYTDHLFWLFVIAVIILYPIHKFLHFLALYDLRQHLKLRVRAQFYIIPVLHMRIREPLAKNRYILALLTPFIVLNTSILLGTLLLPQYTHYGTLLFAYHCSLCLIDILYVKYLLHSPKNSQIEETPKGYEILVPPTVH; encoded by the coding sequence ATGCATTGTTGGAAAATTTTAAACTTAGAACATCATTACGGCACTACGCGTATTATTATAATGAGCGTTATCACGTTTCTGCTGGTCTTTTGCACTTCTTATGTAACCTTTAATTTATTCAATGAGGAGCATTATACAGATCATTTATTTTGGCTCTTTGTAATAGCTGTTATTATATTGTATCCGATTCATAAATTTTTACATTTTCTTGCACTATATGATTTACGACAGCATTTAAAGTTGCGTGTACGTGCTCAATTTTATATTATTCCTGTATTGCATATGCGTATTCGTGAGCCATTAGCAAAAAATCGTTATATTTTAGCATTATTAACGCCCTTTATTGTGCTTAATACAAGTATTTTATTGGGTACACTGCTTTTACCGCAATATACACATTATGGTACGTTACTATTTGCTTATCATTGTAGTTTATGTTTAATTGACATTCTTTACGTGAAATATTTACTACATTCACCAAAAAATTCACAAATAGAGGAAACGCCTAAGGGCTATGAAATTTTAGTGCCACCAACGGTTCACTAA
- a CDS encoding YtxH domain-containing protein: MKAKPFLLGLTTGIIGGTVAVLFSTPQSGQQLRTSLKQNADQTKGMLLDVKQQVGTVKQSVNSLTNEVKNNIPLIINDLKQTITTFTEEIEPNKNNLQQEIEALQNSISEIEKNIAQIIKSKEKSQEKIND; encoded by the coding sequence ATGAAAGCAAAACCATTTTTACTTGGACTTACAACAGGCATTATTGGCGGCACAGTTGCTGTACTTTTCTCCACACCACAATCAGGACAACAGCTACGTACTTCCTTAAAACAAAATGCAGATCAAACAAAGGGAATGCTCTTGGATGTAAAACAACAGGTAGGCACTGTTAAACAATCTGTCAATTCACTAACAAATGAAGTTAAAAATAATATTCCTCTAATAATAAATGATTTAAAACAAACTATTACTACTTTTACAGAGGAAATTGAGCCAAATAAAAATAATTTACAACAAGAAATAGAAGCATTACAGAATTCAATAAGCGAAATCGAGAAAAACATCGCACAAATCATAAAAAGCAAAGAAAAATCTCAAGAAAAAATCAACGACTAA
- a CDS encoding HTH-type transcriptional regulator Hpr: MALSEELYTQKEAMLYSQRIAQLSKALWKAVEKDWQQWIKPYDLNINEHHILWISYHLKGASISDVAKFGVMHVSTAFNFSKKLEERGLLKFSKRDDDKRNTYVELTDAGTDLIIEMNKNYHNTYHSVLEGSLALKDLYGRFPDFLDVMAVIRNIYGEDFIDIFERSFQHFRDSFDTLEQRTPVKG; encoded by the coding sequence ATGGCTTTGTCAGAGGAATTATACACACAAAAAGAAGCGATGCTTTATAGTCAAAGAATCGCGCAATTATCAAAAGCTCTATGGAAAGCGGTTGAAAAAGATTGGCAGCAATGGATTAAACCCTATGACTTAAATATTAATGAACATCATATCTTATGGATTTCTTACCATTTAAAAGGGGCTTCTATTTCAGATGTAGCAAAATTTGGCGTGATGCATGTTTCAACAGCGTTTAACTTCTCTAAAAAATTAGAGGAGCGTGGACTCCTTAAATTTTCAAAGCGAGATGACGATAAGCGTAATACGTATGTTGAGCTAACAGATGCTGGCACAGACCTAATAATCGAAATGAATAAAAACTATCATAATACGTATCATTCTGTACTGGAAGGGTCACTGGCATTAAAGGACCTATATGGTCGTTTCCCAGACTTTTTAGATGTAATGGCTGTTATTCGTAATATTTATGGTGAGGATTTCATCGATATTTTCGAACGCTCCTTCCAACATTTCCGTGATTCCTTTGACACGCTTGAACAACGTACACCTGTAAAAGGATAA